The following proteins come from a genomic window of Flavobacterium eburneipallidum:
- the rpiB gene encoding ribose 5-phosphate isomerase B → MKISIGNDHAGPDYKKAIVQYLESKGHQITNYGTDSEASVDYPDFGHPVATDIEEGKADFGIVICGSGNGIAMTVNKHAGVRAGLCWTKEIAYLTRLHNNANIVSIPARYTSIQQAIEIVDTFLNTEFEGGRHQTRVDKISC, encoded by the coding sequence ATGAAAATCTCCATTGGAAACGACCACGCAGGACCAGATTATAAAAAAGCTATTGTTCAATATTTAGAGTCAAAAGGACATCAAATAACTAATTATGGAACCGATTCAGAAGCTTCTGTTGATTATCCAGATTTTGGTCATCCTGTAGCAACTGATATTGAGGAAGGTAAAGCCGATTTTGGAATCGTAATCTGTGGTTCAGGAAACGGAATTGCCATGACGGTTAATAAACACGCTGGAGTTCGTGCTGGTTTGTGCTGGACAAAAGAAATTGCTTATTTAACTCGTTTGCATAACAATGCTAATATTGTGAGTATTCCTGCTCGTTACACTTCTATTCAGCAAGCGATAGAAATTGTAGATACTTTCTTGAATACTGAATTCGAAGGAGGAAGACATCAAACCAGAGTCGATAAAATAAGCTGTTAA
- a CDS encoding Tex family protein yields MTNIQFIAKSVQTAPINIQNTVQLLEEDCTIPFISRYRKDKTGNLDEVLIEQIAKLQKEYEIIVKRKEAILKSIEEQNSLTPELDKKIQQSYDLQELEDFYLPFKKKKKTKADVARENGLEPLAKIIMEQNNDDVDFLATKYLNDNVINEDTALQGARDIIAEWINENIYVRKQLRRLFQRKATITTKVVKTKKDEQEAQKFNQYFDWSEPLTKAPSHRLLAMLRAENEGFIKFKVEVDIDEAYDIIDELVLKGQNPSTPHVQLAIEDSYKRLLNPAISNEALQEAKAKADANSIQVFANNLGQLLLAPPLGEKRILAIDPGFRSGCKIVCLDEKGDLLYNETIYPHAPQNETAMAMKKIKSMVNAYNIDAISIGNGTASRETEFFIKKIAFDKPVQVFIVSEAGASVYSASKIAREEFPNYDVTVRGSVSIGRRLSDPLAELVKIDPKAIGVGQYQHDVDQTKLKEELDNTVIRCVNSVGININTASKHLLGYVSGIGEKLAENIVNYRSENGPFEDRKQLKKVPRLGEKAYQQGVAFIRISNAKNPLDNSAVHPEAYSIVEKMAKDLKLSVNDLIANKEKTALIKAENYITPEIGLLTLKDIIKELEKPGLDPRKSAKVFEFDPNVKTIKDLKTGMILPGIVNNITNFGCFVDIGLKESGLVHISQLKAGFVSDVNEVVKLHQHVEVKVTEVDEDRKRIQLTMIL; encoded by the coding sequence ATGACCAACATACAATTCATTGCCAAGTCTGTTCAAACAGCTCCCATAAACATTCAAAACACCGTTCAATTATTGGAAGAAGATTGCACGATTCCGTTTATTTCCCGTTACCGAAAAGACAAAACGGGGAATTTGGATGAGGTTTTGATCGAACAAATCGCCAAACTCCAAAAAGAGTATGAAATCATTGTAAAACGAAAAGAAGCGATTTTAAAATCGATTGAAGAGCAAAACTCATTAACTCCCGAATTAGATAAAAAAATTCAGCAGAGCTACGATTTACAGGAATTAGAGGATTTTTATTTGCCATTCAAAAAGAAGAAAAAAACCAAAGCCGATGTCGCTCGCGAAAATGGATTAGAGCCTTTGGCAAAAATCATAATGGAGCAAAATAATGACGATGTCGATTTCTTGGCGACAAAATATCTGAACGACAATGTGATTAATGAAGACACCGCTTTACAAGGCGCACGTGACATTATCGCCGAATGGATTAACGAAAATATTTATGTTCGTAAACAATTGCGAAGACTTTTTCAAAGAAAAGCAACTATCACTACCAAAGTCGTAAAAACCAAAAAAGACGAACAAGAGGCTCAAAAATTTAATCAATATTTCGATTGGTCGGAACCTTTGACCAAAGCACCTTCGCATAGATTGCTTGCGATGCTTCGTGCCGAAAATGAAGGTTTTATCAAATTCAAAGTAGAAGTTGATATTGACGAAGCCTATGATATTATTGACGAATTGGTTTTAAAAGGTCAAAATCCGAGTACACCACACGTACAATTAGCTATTGAAGACAGCTATAAAAGATTATTGAATCCTGCCATTTCAAACGAAGCTTTGCAGGAAGCCAAAGCCAAGGCTGATGCCAATTCCATTCAGGTTTTTGCGAACAATTTGGGACAATTGTTGTTGGCACCTCCTTTGGGCGAAAAACGAATTCTGGCCATTGATCCAGGGTTTAGAAGTGGTTGTAAAATCGTTTGTTTGGATGAAAAAGGGGATTTGTTGTACAACGAAACCATTTATCCACACGCACCTCAAAACGAAACGGCAATGGCGATGAAAAAGATAAAATCGATGGTCAATGCCTATAACATTGATGCGATTTCCATAGGTAACGGAACGGCTTCAAGAGAAACCGAATTCTTCATCAAGAAAATCGCTTTCGACAAGCCTGTTCAGGTTTTTATCGTTTCGGAGGCTGGTGCTTCGGTTTATTCGGCTTCGAAAATTGCGAGAGAAGAATTTCCCAATTATGACGTGACGGTTCGTGGCTCGGTTTCCATCGGGCGAAGACTTTCTGATCCCTTGGCCGAATTGGTGAAAATTGACCCAAAAGCCATTGGCGTAGGCCAATATCAACACGACGTGGATCAAACCAAACTCAAAGAAGAACTAGACAATACGGTAATTCGTTGTGTGAATTCGGTCGGGATAAACATCAACACAGCAAGTAAGCATTTGTTGGGTTACGTGAGTGGAATAGGAGAGAAGTTGGCCGAAAACATCGTAAACTATCGTTCTGAAAATGGCCCTTTTGAAGACAGGAAACAATTGAAAAAAGTGCCTCGTTTGGGCGAAAAAGCCTATCAGCAAGGCGTGGCTTTTATCCGAATTTCGAATGCTAAAAATCCTTTGGATAATTCGGCTGTACATCCTGAAGCATACTCTATTGTAGAAAAAATGGCAAAGGATTTAAAACTCTCTGTAAATGATTTGATTGCCAATAAAGAGAAAACGGCTTTGATTAAAGCAGAGAATTACATCACGCCCGAAATAGGTTTATTAACCCTGAAAGACATCATCAAAGAGCTTGAAAAACCGGGATTGGACCCAAGAAAATCAGCCAAAGTTTTCGAATTTGACCCGAATGTAAAAACGATTAAAGATTTGAAAACTGGAATGATTTTACCCGGAATTGTCAACAACATTACCAATTTCGGTTGCTTTGTCGATATTGGTTTAAAAGAAAGTGGCTTGGTTCACATTTCCCAACTCAAAGCCGGTTTTGTGAGCGATGTGAATGAAGTGGTCAAACTACACCAACACGTTGAGGTAAAAGTCACAGAAGTAGATGAAGACAGAAAGAGGATTCAGTTGACTATGATTTTGTAA
- a CDS encoding head GIN domain-containing protein, which yields MKKVLIIAAVLVSQFTFAQVTKNVGDFDKVTGFDKIKVKLVAASQNKVELKGKYEGEAEVINNNGELKIRLPLGKFLNGEDLLATVYFKKLEGIEANEGSYISCETEIKAINFKLLAKEGSRINATINAKKISVTSSSGSEVELAGTTQNLDVVTNAGGKFQGKDCNATQATVSVNAGGFADVYATDLVDAKTRAGGTITIYGKPKQINQKTVLGGTIKEN from the coding sequence ATGAAAAAAGTATTAATTATAGCAGCAGTTTTAGTATCGCAATTTACCTTTGCTCAAGTGACCAAAAACGTTGGAGATTTTGATAAAGTGACTGGTTTTGATAAAATTAAAGTCAAATTAGTAGCAGCAAGTCAAAATAAAGTAGAGCTAAAAGGAAAATATGAAGGAGAAGCAGAGGTTATTAATAATAATGGTGAGTTAAAAATTAGGCTTCCTTTAGGTAAATTTTTGAATGGAGAAGATTTATTAGCAACAGTTTATTTTAAAAAATTAGAAGGAATAGAAGCTAATGAAGGTTCTTATATATCTTGTGAAACCGAAATAAAAGCCATAAATTTCAAGCTTCTTGCCAAAGAAGGTTCTCGTATTAATGCTACTATTAATGCTAAAAAAATTAGTGTTACCAGTTCTAGTGGATCCGAAGTAGAATTAGCAGGAACAACTCAAAATTTAGATGTAGTTACTAATGCAGGAGGAAAATTTCAAGGAAAAGATTGTAACGCTACACAAGCCACAGTATCTGTAAATGCAGGAGGTTTTGCCGATGTGTATGCAACTGATTTAGTAGATGCTAAAACAAGAGCTGGTGGAACGATAACCATTTATGGTAAGCCAAAACAAATCAACCAAAAAACAGTTTTAGGCGGAACAATTAAAGAAAATTAG
- a CDS encoding DUF3857 domain-containing protein gives MKKYIVLFLFSFQLYSQEKSKIVYSNETVSINSGKTLEIETFVNESRAISKSKNTQEYSIRIPFDSFSEISNIKGSTYIAKTDKKVDLSAYSIGTFDAEYENIYKSDNKFKYFVMPKVEDNSLIEFSYKTKIKQPRFLSSFQFQNLIKTETAKLQIRCQSSTEIGYKLFGNYQDKIVFTKTKEGNLDIYTWEAKDIPEFEGEEDMPSSLHFMPHIIYYIKSYEISGKKEELLGTPEKLYQWYYSITRDINKTDQTVLKNKTLELIKDKNSDLEKAKAIYQWVQQNVHYVAFEDGMGGFVPREASDIFQKLYGDCKDMANLLNEMFRYAQLNSNLTWIGTRNKPYTYEDVPTPQVDNHMITNLVIDGKSYFMDATDKFCPFPFPSAFIQGKEALIGKSEKEFKIEKVAEVVSSSNKTSVSMKLNLEDNTIVGDVTATVSGLKKSYLLNNLSAYNQKESEIWKNIITVNNQKILLEVQELQKNDYQELPSKASFKLKLENGVKDVNGKLLLKPLLLFPLKESLIDIEKRKLSIENDFAYVYEIQYEYQLPVGYKVEFVPENSKTENDLGSFDIQYKFSNNTVTVTQKTESKKLLLENKDFVLWNSFIKTLNKQYNQSIILSK, from the coding sequence ATGAAAAAATATATTGTATTGTTTTTATTTTCGTTTCAATTGTATTCACAAGAAAAATCAAAAATAGTTTACAGCAACGAAACCGTTAGTATTAATTCTGGTAAAACTTTGGAAATTGAAACTTTTGTAAATGAAAGCAGAGCAATTTCAAAAAGCAAAAATACCCAGGAATATTCTATTCGGATTCCTTTTGATAGTTTTAGCGAAATTTCAAATATTAAAGGATCGACATATATTGCCAAAACAGATAAAAAGGTAGATTTAAGTGCTTATTCTATTGGTACGTTCGATGCCGAATATGAAAATATTTATAAGAGCGACAATAAGTTCAAATATTTTGTGATGCCCAAGGTAGAAGATAATTCTTTAATTGAATTCTCTTATAAAACTAAAATTAAACAACCTCGTTTTTTATCCAGCTTTCAATTTCAGAATCTAATAAAAACAGAAACGGCAAAGCTTCAAATTAGATGTCAATCCAGTACAGAAATAGGATATAAGCTTTTTGGAAATTATCAAGACAAAATAGTCTTTACCAAAACAAAAGAAGGTAATCTAGATATTTATACTTGGGAAGCAAAAGATATTCCCGAATTTGAAGGAGAGGAGGATATGCCAAGTTCATTACATTTTATGCCACATATCATATATTACATCAAAAGTTATGAAATATCAGGCAAAAAAGAAGAATTATTAGGAACGCCAGAAAAATTATATCAATGGTATTATTCAATCACAAGAGACATTAATAAAACCGATCAAACAGTTTTAAAAAATAAAACATTAGAACTGATAAAAGACAAAAACTCCGATTTAGAAAAGGCAAAGGCAATTTACCAATGGGTGCAACAAAATGTACACTATGTGGCTTTTGAAGACGGGATGGGAGGTTTTGTTCCCAGAGAAGCCTCGGATATTTTTCAAAAATTATATGGAGATTGCAAGGATATGGCAAATCTTTTGAATGAAATGTTTCGATACGCTCAATTGAATTCCAATCTTACTTGGATAGGAACACGTAATAAGCCTTATACATACGAGGATGTTCCAACGCCACAAGTAGATAACCACATGATAACGAATCTAGTTATTGATGGTAAAAGTTATTTTATGGATGCCACTGATAAATTTTGTCCGTTTCCGTTTCCTTCTGCTTTTATTCAAGGTAAAGAAGCTTTGATAGGAAAATCAGAAAAGGAATTTAAAATAGAAAAGGTAGCAGAAGTTGTATCCAGCAGTAACAAAACTTCGGTTTCAATGAAATTAAATCTGGAGGATAATACTATTGTGGGAGATGTAACTGCAACTGTATCAGGATTAAAAAAGAGTTATTTGTTAAATAACCTTTCTGCTTACAATCAAAAAGAAAGTGAAATTTGGAAAAACATTATAACTGTAAATAATCAGAAGATATTGTTAGAAGTTCAAGAATTGCAAAAAAATGACTATCAGGAACTACCATCAAAAGCAAGTTTTAAATTGAAATTAGAAAATGGAGTCAAAGATGTTAACGGCAAATTATTATTGAAACCGCTATTGCTTTTTCCTTTAAAAGAAAGCCTGATTGATATTGAAAAAAGAAAACTTTCTATAGAAAATGATTTTGCTTATGTTTATGAAATTCAATATGAGTATCAATTGCCGGTAGGTTATAAAGTAGAATTTGTGCCTGAAAATTCAAAAACTGAAAACGATTTGGGAAGTTTTGACATTCAGTACAAGTTTTCAAACAACACCGTCACGGTAACCCAAAAAACAGAATCCAAAAAATTACTGCTGGAAAACAAAGATTTTGTCCTTTGGAATTCCTTCATAAAAACATTAAATAAACAATACAATCAATCTATAATTCTCTCCAAATGA
- a CDS encoding cation diffusion facilitator family transporter: protein MEHNHNHNHGHHHPTVEGKNLLFSIVLNIIITVAQVIGGILSGSLALISDALHNFSDVLSLVFSYVAHQLSRKKASVNQTFGYKRAELIAAFVNAMTLIIVALFLVYGAIERFFNPQHIESGLVIWLSILGIVMNGLSVVLLKNDADKNLNMKSAYLHLFTDMLASVAVLVGGLLMKYFQWFWVDSVLTLLIAIYLIVVGFDLLKKSTQMLMLFTPDHLDINEIISEVHKISGVNKLHHIHVWYLNDDELHLEAHLDCSEDIKISEFNVLLDKVEQVLFEKFDINHINIQPEYKKEEDSKDFIVQD from the coding sequence TTGGAACACAATCACAATCATAACCACGGTCATCACCATCCTACAGTAGAAGGTAAAAACCTGTTGTTTTCGATTGTTTTGAATATTATTATTACGGTGGCACAAGTCATTGGCGGAATTCTTTCGGGAAGTTTGGCTTTGATATCCGATGCGCTGCATAATTTTTCGGATGTACTTTCTCTGGTTTTTAGTTATGTAGCTCATCAATTATCCAGAAAAAAAGCATCTGTAAATCAGACTTTTGGTTACAAAAGAGCCGAATTGATTGCGGCATTTGTCAATGCCATGACCTTGATTATCGTCGCCTTGTTTTTGGTTTATGGAGCTATCGAACGTTTTTTCAATCCACAACATATTGAATCGGGATTGGTAATTTGGCTTTCGATTTTAGGAATTGTTATGAATGGTTTATCGGTAGTTTTATTGAAAAATGATGCCGATAAAAACCTGAACATGAAATCGGCTTATTTGCATTTGTTTACAGATATGCTGGCTTCGGTAGCGGTTTTGGTTGGCGGTTTGCTGATGAAATATTTCCAATGGTTTTGGGTTGATAGTGTATTGACGTTGTTGATTGCGATTTATTTGATAGTGGTCGGTTTCGATTTACTCAAAAAATCGACTCAAATGTTGATGCTTTTTACGCCCGATCATCTTGACATCAACGAAATTATTAGCGAAGTGCATAAAATTTCGGGCGTAAATAAATTACACCATATTCACGTTTGGTACCTTAATGATGATGAATTGCACCTCGAAGCGCATTTAGACTGTTCAGAAGATATAAAAATATCTGAATTTAATGTACTTTTGGATAAAGTGGAGCAGGTTTTATTCGAAAAATTCGACATCAATCACATCAACATTCAACCCGAATATAAAAAGGAAGAAGATTCGAAGGACTTTATAGTTCAGGATTAG
- the rnr gene encoding ribonuclease R → MSKKPRKPVKKTKDFSNKIVQILTQNSNRAYNYKQIAAILDVDDTKSRNEIIHDLKLLAAQKAIIESEPGKYLVKAISEDYYEGTIDMTGRKTAYFICPEFGEDVFIPTNNLNRALDKDKVKVYIYNRRKGKRPEGEVMEVVERAKTDFVGVIAIQPNFAFVSTANPKMYTDIFIPKDKMGGAENGDVVLVHIEDWPKKADSPFGSVTKILGKPGEHDTEIHAILAEYGLPAEFPIEVETFAQQIDTSIQEDEIAKRRDMRQTLTFTIDPKDAKDFDDALSFKVLDNGNYEIGIHIADVSHYLQEGTILDDEAYNRATSVYLVDRVVPMLPEVLSNFACSLRPNEEKYTFSAIFELNDKAVIKNQWFGRTVIDSNQRFAYEEAQHIIETKENIIPLETSITGESYKVSDDIVYATLKLDELAKIMRQKRMDAGALSFDKVEVKFNLSDSGNPEGVYFKESKDSNHLIEEFMLLANRKVAEYIGKQKKTFIYRIHDEPNEDKLLAMQELIKKFGYTVDFAGGSVAHALNELMEEVRGKKEQNLIDTLAIRSMSKAKYSTDNIGHYGLAFDYYSHFTSPIRRYPDVMVHRLLQFYLDQGKSVSEEIFETKCIHCSQMEGLATKAERDSIKYMQIKYMQDHKDEEFLGVISGVTEFGIFVEIIENKCEGMVRIREIKDDYFVFDEKQYALVGQTTKSVLQLGDEIYVKVKTADLVKKQLDFYYLRKN, encoded by the coding sequence ATGAGTAAAAAACCTAGAAAGCCAGTAAAGAAAACTAAAGATTTCTCGAATAAAATTGTACAAATTTTAACCCAAAATAGCAATAGAGCCTACAATTACAAACAAATAGCAGCTATTCTAGATGTGGATGATACCAAGTCTAGAAATGAAATCATTCACGATCTGAAACTTCTTGCTGCACAAAAAGCAATCATCGAATCTGAACCAGGAAAATATTTGGTAAAAGCCATTTCTGAAGATTATTACGAAGGAACAATTGATATGACGGGTAGAAAAACTGCCTATTTCATCTGTCCTGAATTTGGAGAAGATGTTTTTATTCCTACCAATAATTTGAATCGTGCTTTAGACAAAGACAAAGTAAAAGTTTATATCTATAATCGAAGAAAAGGAAAACGTCCTGAAGGCGAAGTGATGGAAGTGGTCGAAAGAGCCAAAACTGATTTCGTAGGTGTAATTGCCATTCAACCTAATTTTGCTTTTGTATCTACTGCCAATCCAAAAATGTACACCGATATTTTTATTCCAAAGGATAAAATGGGAGGTGCTGAAAATGGAGATGTGGTTTTGGTTCATATCGAAGATTGGCCTAAAAAAGCGGATTCTCCTTTTGGATCAGTAACAAAAATACTCGGAAAACCAGGTGAACACGATACCGAAATTCATGCTATTTTGGCTGAATATGGTTTGCCAGCTGAATTTCCTATCGAAGTAGAAACTTTTGCCCAGCAAATTGATACTTCTATTCAGGAAGACGAAATTGCCAAGCGTAGAGATATGCGACAAACCTTAACTTTTACTATTGACCCAAAAGATGCCAAAGATTTTGATGATGCACTTTCGTTTAAAGTTTTAGATAATGGAAACTACGAAATAGGGATTCATATTGCCGATGTGTCCCATTATCTTCAAGAAGGAACCATCTTGGATGACGAAGCTTATAATCGTGCTACATCTGTTTATTTAGTGGATAGAGTAGTACCAATGTTGCCAGAAGTCTTGTCTAACTTTGCTTGTTCTTTGCGTCCAAATGAGGAAAAATATACTTTTTCGGCTATTTTTGAATTGAATGATAAAGCTGTCATTAAAAATCAATGGTTTGGAAGAACGGTAATCGATTCCAATCAACGTTTTGCTTATGAAGAAGCGCAGCATATTATTGAAACTAAAGAAAATATAATTCCACTGGAAACATCCATCACTGGAGAATCCTATAAAGTTTCGGATGATATTGTTTATGCTACATTAAAATTAGATGAATTAGCTAAAATTATGCGTCAAAAACGTATGGATGCCGGTGCTTTATCATTTGATAAAGTGGAAGTAAAATTCAATTTATCCGATAGCGGAAATCCAGAAGGCGTTTATTTTAAAGAAAGTAAAGATTCCAATCATTTGATTGAAGAATTTATGCTTTTAGCTAACAGAAAAGTAGCCGAATATATTGGTAAACAAAAGAAGACTTTTATCTATAGAATTCACGACGAACCCAATGAAGATAAGCTTTTAGCCATGCAGGAACTAATCAAAAAATTCGGTTATACTGTTGATTTTGCAGGAGGTTCTGTAGCACACGCATTGAATGAATTAATGGAAGAAGTACGCGGAAAAAAAGAACAAAATTTGATCGATACGCTTGCTATTCGTTCCATGAGTAAAGCCAAATATTCTACAGATAACATTGGTCATTATGGTTTAGCATTTGATTATTACAGTCATTTTACTTCGCCAATTCGTCGTTATCCTGACGTAATGGTACATCGATTATTACAATTTTATTTGGATCAGGGTAAATCAGTTAGTGAAGAAATTTTTGAAACTAAATGTATTCATTGCTCTCAAATGGAAGGTTTAGCTACGAAAGCCGAACGGGATTCAATTAAATATATGCAAATTAAATACATGCAGGATCACAAAGATGAAGAGTTTTTGGGAGTGATTTCAGGTGTTACCGAATTTGGAATTTTTGTAGAAATCATCGAAAATAAATGCGAAGGAATGGTAAGAATACGTGAGATTAAAGACGATTATTTTGTATTCGATGAAAAACAATATGCACTTGTGGGTCAAACCACTAAAAGTGTTTTGCAACTAGGTGACGAGATTTATGTAAAAGTAAAAACCGCCGATTTAGTCAAAAAACAATTGGATTTTTATTATTTGAGAAAGAATTAG
- a CDS encoding porin family protein, translating into MKKILFSIVALVIFGSANAQIKEKGAIEITPKIGTSSFSEYNDDGSTDSNSGVELGATIDYYFNNRWSLRSGLIFDKMGGEYKLTNTDYDPASPYTTNHYEDKLNYISIPVNANWHFGSTRKWNLNFGLSPSFLTKATLVENGFSSKIPSNTIETFQLGMSFGIGYKIGITEKFGILIDAQWFNGLTNINKANQNDITNGGFSFNLGGVIQL; encoded by the coding sequence ATGAAAAAAATTCTATTTTCAATAGTAGCCTTGGTTATTTTTGGATCAGCAAACGCACAAATTAAAGAAAAAGGAGCTATTGAAATTACTCCAAAAATTGGAACTTCTAGTTTTTCAGAGTACAATGATGATGGTTCTACAGACTCTAATTCTGGAGTTGAATTAGGAGCAACAATTGATTACTATTTCAATAATAGATGGAGTTTACGCTCTGGATTAATTTTTGATAAAATGGGAGGTGAGTACAAGTTAACTAATACAGATTATGACCCTGCATCTCCATATACTACTAATCATTACGAAGATAAATTAAATTATATTAGTATTCCAGTTAATGCCAATTGGCATTTTGGTAGCACCCGAAAATGGAATTTGAATTTTGGTTTGAGTCCTTCTTTTTTGACAAAAGCTACATTAGTTGAAAATGGTTTCTCTAGTAAAATTCCAAGTAATACAATCGAGACTTTTCAATTGGGTATGTCTTTCGGAATTGGATATAAGATAGGAATTACTGAAAAATTTGGAATTTTAATTGATGCTCAATGGTTTAATGGATTAACAAATATCAACAAAGCCAATCAAAATGATATAACAAATGGCGGTTTTAGTTTCAACCTTGGTGGTGTAATTCAGTTATAG
- a CDS encoding DUF3857 domain-containing protein, translating into MMKKIALIFVLLLSFQGSSQEIKSYTWDEKPIFKEIPDEYKNQPAIVLFDKRWVHTRVGAYAYATFGMNHTAIKINKAEEINNYNKIKAQDNGYIRDVRDFHARVIKPNGEIKVLPQDKIIEAEIDKVKSIVFEGVEAGDILEYYFIIKENPISYGVEVFQKEIPVLFAEFTHTQEGVKFETFASPEFQSTDIKPKKVFTASNIPPFKEESSARNVKNLVKLIYMVYVPPMNTYGWNTFLPASYKKPTFQYFNKSQAREFIEKMDLGTLSTEEKLIKIDNYIKDNFDFVWRGETAKKVSNLNDGKLKLTANDIFDLYGFTLKELGINYKVVVGMSRFIGDVDTEKFVVPLTHEFMYYIPETQKFLSPYEKHLCYGYPMYEVQGSTAKTYDPANKEFHKLTFPITPAEFSVNESQSNVSLSDDLLMTSIEKLYSNTGYDGQLFRNWITYFKENKEEKDLSEFIKNKIFGDDFDLKMINYSFEHQEFKYNYTNTPFTIKVKAEAKESLTENAGNLVLVNLGKMIGKQANLYQETERKWDVDINYAKTFKHKIIFNIPNGYEVESFKDLVIDKKMGGDESKNCSFKSTAKVEGNQLIVEVFEIYKSINYPKETYQEYRNVINASSDFTKASVVLRPKK; encoded by the coding sequence ATGATGAAAAAAATTGCCTTAATTTTTGTCTTATTATTATCCTTTCAAGGTTCTTCACAAGAAATAAAAAGTTACACTTGGGATGAAAAACCAATCTTCAAAGAAATTCCAGATGAGTACAAAAACCAACCCGCAATTGTTTTATTCGACAAGCGTTGGGTGCATACCCGAGTAGGAGCCTATGCTTACGCCACGTTTGGAATGAATCACACGGCCATAAAAATCAATAAAGCCGAGGAAATTAACAATTACAACAAGATTAAAGCCCAAGATAACGGCTATATTCGTGATGTTCGCGATTTTCACGCCCGCGTCATCAAACCAAACGGAGAAATCAAAGTATTGCCGCAAGACAAGATCATAGAGGCAGAAATAGATAAAGTAAAATCGATAGTTTTTGAAGGTGTTGAAGCGGGCGATATTTTGGAATATTATTTCATCATAAAAGAGAATCCAATATCTTATGGTGTAGAAGTTTTCCAAAAAGAAATTCCAGTTTTGTTTGCTGAATTCACACACACTCAAGAAGGGGTAAAATTTGAAACTTTTGCGTCGCCAGAGTTTCAATCAACAGATATTAAACCAAAAAAAGTATTTACTGCATCAAATATCCCTCCTTTTAAAGAAGAATCAAGCGCTCGAAATGTTAAAAATTTAGTGAAATTAATCTATATGGTGTATGTACCACCCATGAATACTTATGGCTGGAATACTTTTTTGCCAGCCAGTTATAAAAAGCCAACTTTTCAGTATTTTAATAAAAGTCAGGCTCGGGAGTTTATCGAAAAAATGGATCTAGGCACGTTATCAACAGAGGAAAAATTAATAAAAATAGACAATTACATCAAAGACAATTTTGATTTTGTTTGGAGAGGAGAAACCGCCAAAAAAGTATCCAATCTCAACGATGGAAAATTAAAATTGACAGCTAATGATATTTTCGATTTGTATGGATTTACACTCAAAGAATTGGGAATTAACTATAAAGTAGTCGTTGGAATGTCCCGTTTTATAGGTGATGTTGATACCGAAAAATTTGTAGTACCTCTGACTCACGAGTTTATGTATTATATTCCCGAAACTCAAAAATTCCTTTCGCCTTACGAGAAACATTTGTGCTATGGCTATCCAATGTATGAAGTACAAGGTTCAACAGCAAAAACTTATGATCCTGCTAACAAAGAATTTCATAAATTGACTTTTCCCATTACTCCAGCCGAATTTTCAGTAAACGAATCGCAAAGCAACGTTTCGCTTTCAGATGATTTGCTTATGACATCCATTGAAAAATTATATTCAAACACAGGATACGACGGACAATTATTCAGAAATTGGATAACTTATTTCAAGGAAAATAAAGAAGAAAAAGACCTTTCAGAATTTATTAAAAATAAAATATTTGGCGATGATTTCGATTTAAAAATGATCAATTATAGTTTTGAACATCAAGAGTTCAAATACAATTATACGAACACGCCATTTACCATTAAAGTGAAGGCCGAAGCCAAAGAATCCTTAACTGAAAATGCCGGAAACCTGGTTTTGGTAAACCTCGGAAAAATGATTGGAAAACAAGCCAATTTATACCAAGAAACGGAAAGAAAATGGGATGTGGACATCAATTACGCTAAAACATTCAAGCACAAAATAATTTTCAACATCCCCAATGGATACGAGGTCGAAAGTTTCAAGGATTTGGTAATCGACAAGAAAATGGGAGGAGACGAAAGCAAGAACTGTTCTTTCAAATCTACCGCAAAAGTGGAAGGAAACCAATTGATTGTCGAGGTTTTCGAGATTTACAAATCCATAAATTACCCAAAGGAAACCTATCAGGAATACAGAAATGTAATCAACGCATCTTCGGATTTTACGAAAGCATCGGTGGTGTTGAGACCCAAGAAATAA